From Hydrogenispora ethanolica, the proteins below share one genomic window:
- a CDS encoding VanW family protein, whose product MKRFWRKGSRLIWLVALVFIVPLEIEAASHCLAKQLAQETDHSLGYPSQGLLIWENDEEFLKLSEENKTPVRMAAFQTTLPDPLPGEEYNVGLAAKMLAGTVVQPGQIFSMNGTLGPRTREKGFREGPAYSGGQVIRVIGGGICKISTTLYNVTTLANLQIIERRPHGMLVPYVPPGQDATVSYGTTDFKFRNTTDSPLMIWRRKLTTLFTWLFTGKPGFPG is encoded by the coding sequence TTGAAGCGATTTTGGAGAAAAGGATCCCGGCTGATCTGGCTGGTGGCTCTGGTATTCATTGTGCCTTTGGAAATAGAGGCCGCCTCCCATTGTTTAGCGAAACAGCTCGCGCAAGAAACCGATCATTCATTGGGTTATCCTTCGCAGGGTTTGTTGATTTGGGAAAACGATGAAGAGTTTTTGAAGCTCAGCGAGGAAAATAAAACTCCGGTCCGGATGGCGGCTTTTCAAACTACGCTCCCGGATCCCTTGCCCGGCGAAGAATATAATGTGGGACTGGCTGCAAAAATGCTGGCAGGAACGGTGGTTCAGCCGGGACAAATCTTCTCGATGAACGGAACGCTCGGACCAAGAACCCGGGAAAAAGGTTTTCGGGAAGGCCCGGCTTACTCGGGAGGCCAGGTGATCCGGGTAATCGGGGGAGGGATCTGTAAAATATCAACGACCCTCTATAATGTGACTACTTTGGCAAACCTGCAGATTATCGAACGCCGCCCCCATGGGATGCTAGTCCCTTATGTTCCTCCGGGGCAGGACGCCACGGTTTCGTATGGAACGACTGACTTTAAATTTCGAAATACAACGGATTCGCCGCTCATGATCTGGCGGAGAAAGTTGACAACACTCTTTACATGGCTTTTTACGGGAAAGCCCGGGTTCCCAGGGTGA
- the kdpF gene encoding K(+)-transporting ATPase subunit F, with translation MMDLIIGGIVAVLLVIYLVYALVKAEDL, from the coding sequence ATGATGGATCTAATCATCGGCGGAATTGTAGCGGTTCTCCTCGTGATTTACCTAGTCTATGCTTTAGTAAAGGCGGAGGATTTATAA
- a CDS encoding G5 domain-containing protein, protein MTWHHQVLLRRAMPVIRRYNPRLLAGKEQLVQAGAEGVRVKNWILIHHQDGTTERKDLGIDYYVPMPQIIDFRK, encoded by the coding sequence GTGACATGGCATCACCAGGTCTTATTGCGCCGCGCGATGCCCGTTATCCGCCGCTATAATCCCCGTTTGCTCGCCGGGAAAGAACAGCTGGTTCAAGCTGGCGCCGAAGGGGTGAGAGTGAAAAATTGGATTCTCATCCATCATCAAGACGGGACGACGGAGCGGAAAGATTTAGGGATTGATTACTACGTTCCCATGCCGCAGATCATCGATTTCCGGAAATGA
- a CDS encoding divergent polysaccharide deacetylase family protein: MKVLVIRKKVCSIIGLGILFCFGVWLSQISPLQKVMGHPQKQVAIVIDDFGGQFPGIGEMMALPHPLTFAVMPFQEFSRQQAEEAYAKGFEIIVHMPFEAFAADRRWYGRQYISSASTLGEIRRIIEESFQILPMAVGLSNHMGSKATAEPKIMKEVFKELQRVNRFYFDSRTTPAASPATTIARNLNLPFAKRDIFLDNINSTSHMRKQLKKLMDLATVQGFAVGIGHVGPTGKTLAEVLRQELPKYEKEGFQLVPLSKLIYTRVHGSQADSGIVIGIDPGHGGIDAGTRWGNLLEKDLNLKFSRKLAAALDERGYQVMMTRDEDRLLTSYAHFSYKNCPYKLDDFRCRIQKLETAGARAIVSVHVNWNRLSFHRGPVVYFSAGSPVSQKIAEHIQGRLNQVQPFRKIPRAGDFYFLKHTRVPTVLLELGFLSNAADRRLLRDETYLEKLASAVVNGLTDTF; the protein is encoded by the coding sequence ATGAAAGTCTTGGTCATTCGCAAAAAAGTGTGCTCGATCATAGGATTGGGGATACTTTTTTGCTTTGGGGTTTGGCTGAGCCAAATTTCCCCTCTTCAAAAAGTCATGGGCCACCCCCAAAAACAGGTCGCCATCGTCATTGATGACTTCGGCGGACAGTTCCCAGGAATCGGTGAAATGATGGCTCTCCCGCACCCGTTAACTTTTGCGGTCATGCCTTTTCAGGAATTTTCGCGTCAACAGGCCGAAGAGGCATATGCGAAAGGCTTTGAAATCATCGTCCACATGCCCTTTGAAGCATTTGCCGCGGATCGGCGCTGGTACGGCCGGCAGTATATTTCGAGCGCTTCGACTCTGGGCGAGATCCGGCGGATTATCGAAGAATCCTTTCAAATCTTGCCCATGGCGGTTGGGTTAAGTAATCATATGGGATCCAAAGCGACCGCCGAACCCAAAATTATGAAAGAGGTATTCAAGGAATTACAGCGCGTAAACCGCTTTTATTTCGATAGCAGGACGACTCCGGCCGCATCGCCCGCGACGACCATCGCCCGGAATTTAAATTTACCTTTTGCCAAGCGCGATATATTTTTGGATAATATCAATTCCACGAGCCACATGCGCAAGCAACTGAAGAAACTGATGGATCTGGCCACCGTCCAAGGATTCGCGGTAGGAATCGGCCACGTCGGACCGACCGGGAAGACTTTGGCCGAAGTACTCCGTCAAGAACTTCCGAAATACGAAAAAGAGGGGTTTCAATTGGTGCCGCTTTCCAAACTCATTTACACCCGGGTTCACGGATCTCAGGCGGACAGCGGCATAGTGATCGGCATCGATCCCGGCCACGGAGGAATCGATGCCGGAACCAGGTGGGGAAATCTGCTTGAGAAAGACTTGAACTTAAAATTTAGCCGCAAATTGGCGGCCGCGTTAGACGAAAGAGGATATCAGGTCATGATGACCCGGGACGAGGACCGACTTTTAACTTCTTACGCGCATTTCTCATATAAAAATTGCCCGTATAAGCTGGATGATTTTCGTTGCCGGATCCAAAAGCTCGAAACCGCCGGGGCCCGGGCCATCGTCAGCGTTCACGTCAATTGGAACCGGCTGTCCTTCCATCGCGGCCCAGTCGTTTATTTCTCCGCCGGTTCCCCCGTATCCCAAAAAATCGCCGAACATATCCAAGGACGTCTCAACCAGGTCCAACCGTTCCGCAAAATACCAAGAGCCGGGGATTTCTACTTTTTAAAACATACCAGAGTGCCAACGGTCCTTCTGGAACTGGGATTTTTGTCAAACGCAGCGGACCGCAGATTACTACGAGACGAAACCTACCTGGAAAAACTCGCCTCAGCGGTTGTCAACGGATTAACTGATACATTCTGA